The Kocuria sp. TGY1127_2 genome includes a window with the following:
- a CDS encoding DUF4307 domain-containing protein has product MTTSTLDQRYGKNRSARHLSKRAWWGIVAVLVVLAAVFVAWLAYGNSQAPSFKEVSFDDSRADAVTLDFELTKEPDQQVTCAVQALNDQHAIVGWKEITIGDVPADQLKNKTSTHRVSLRTTSQAHTATVDSCWKSS; this is encoded by the coding sequence TTGACCACTTCCACTCTAGACCAGCGATACGGCAAGAACCGTTCTGCACGTCATCTCTCCAAACGTGCATGGTGGGGCATCGTCGCCGTGCTTGTAGTGCTGGCGGCTGTATTCGTGGCGTGGCTCGCGTACGGAAACTCACAAGCACCGTCCTTCAAGGAAGTGAGCTTCGACGACTCCCGCGCTGATGCAGTCACGCTCGATTTCGAGCTAACCAAGGAACCTGATCAACAAGTCACCTGCGCCGTTCAGGCTCTCAACGACCAGCACGCGATCGTGGGCTGGAAAGAGATCACCATCGGCGATGTCCCGGCCGATCAGCTCAAGAACAAGACCTCGACCCACAGGGTCAGCCTTCGCACTACTTCACAAGCCCATACGGCGACCGTGGATTCCTGCTGGAAGTCAAGCTAA
- the ilvA gene encoding threonine ammonia-lyase, whose translation MTPLENLPVQIEDIEQAAQLVEGIIERTPIAHSRALERKIGSPVYFKCENLQRSGSFKVRGAYNRIAQLSDEEKAAGVVAASAGNHAQGVALAASKLGITARIYMPQGAALPKIAATQGHGAEVILHGDTVDEALAEAQRYSDETGAVFVHPFDNKNIVAGQGTLGTEIIDQVPEVDTIITGVGGGGLLAGVAVAAKNHEARTGKKIRVIGVQAEHAAAYPPSLAADALVPLKKVSTIADGIAVGRPGQLPFSIIKELVDDVVTVSEDDLARALIFLIERNKLVVEPAGAVGVAALMNGKLNEKYGNLGSTVCLLSGGNIDPMLMLKVIQRGLSAAGRYLTVKIMLTDHPGELRDISRIISDCDANVTGVDHTRVGGSLSMGDVSITIDMETKGEEHSNEVLQALEAEGFTPMVVG comes from the coding sequence GTGACCCCTTTGGAAAATCTCCCTGTCCAGATCGAGGACATAGAACAAGCGGCCCAGCTTGTGGAAGGGATCATTGAGAGGACTCCTATTGCGCATTCTCGAGCGCTCGAACGGAAGATCGGTTCGCCGGTTTATTTCAAGTGCGAGAACCTGCAGCGTTCCGGATCATTCAAGGTGCGAGGCGCCTACAACCGTATTGCCCAGCTCAGCGACGAGGAGAAGGCCGCGGGCGTGGTCGCGGCGTCCGCCGGCAACCACGCGCAAGGAGTTGCGTTGGCGGCGTCGAAATTGGGAATCACCGCTCGTATTTATATGCCACAGGGTGCTGCGCTGCCGAAGATAGCCGCGACCCAAGGCCACGGTGCGGAGGTTATCCTCCACGGAGACACGGTGGACGAGGCCTTGGCCGAGGCTCAACGATACTCGGACGAGACGGGCGCAGTGTTCGTTCACCCTTTCGACAACAAGAACATCGTGGCGGGCCAGGGAACGCTCGGCACCGAAATTATCGACCAAGTGCCCGAGGTGGACACCATCATCACCGGCGTCGGCGGTGGCGGTCTTCTGGCCGGCGTGGCCGTCGCGGCCAAGAACCATGAGGCCAGAACCGGCAAGAAGATCCGGGTGATCGGCGTTCAGGCCGAGCACGCGGCCGCCTATCCGCCGTCCCTGGCCGCGGACGCTTTGGTCCCGCTCAAGAAGGTCTCGACGATCGCAGACGGTATTGCGGTCGGCCGTCCGGGCCAGTTGCCCTTCTCCATCATCAAAGAGCTCGTCGACGACGTCGTCACGGTTTCCGAAGACGACCTCGCCCGTGCTCTCATCTTCCTGATCGAGCGCAATAAGCTCGTGGTCGAACCGGCCGGAGCCGTCGGAGTCGCCGCCTTGATGAATGGCAAACTCAACGAGAAATACGGCAACCTCGGCTCAACCGTTTGCCTGCTCTCGGGCGGCAACATCGATCCCATGCTGATGCTGAAGGTGATCCAGCGGGGTCTCTCGGCTGCAGGACGCTACCTGACGGTCAAGATCATGTTGACCGACCACCCGGGGGAGCTGCGCGACATTTCCCGTATCATCTCGGACTGCGATGCAAACGTGACGGGTGTGGACCACACGCGCGTCGGCGGTTCGCTGTCAATGGGAGACGTATCCATCACGATCGACATGGAGACAAAAGGGGAGGAGCACAGCAACGAAGTGCTTCAGGCTCTGGAAGCCGAGGGTTTCACACCGATGGTCGTCGGCTGA
- a CDS encoding AI-2E family transporter, whose product MNSSSNVTAENISEVRGAKNGGSERPSNGPDIPYALNVAAAWSWRIIVILAMAGVVVFLSRSVSTVIISVLVAALIAGLLSPFVLWLRGKKVRAGIATAIVELGAIVLVLALLTLVGQQLVKGFSQLSDQLVTGYHELMQWLSDGPLQLSVDQVDNAISSLTTTAKENSSQLMSGAAAVGSTAGEVGTGLLIMLFTLIFFLLEGEKIWLFMLKFFPRKARQAVNGAGRRGWHSLVSYTRVQVLVAFVDALGIGLAALILGVPLAFPLGVLVFLSSFIPVIGALVSGAVAVLLALVANGPINAVIMLAAVLLVQQVESHILQPLVMGKAVSLHPLAVVLAVALGSMVLGIIGALFAVPVLAVVNTVIRYLANREWEDDPNIRTTPYAFDWEIQRAQKKSAAQKVKERLSKSNGSTKAPAADADAPDVQNADDEGSPSTQASSGK is encoded by the coding sequence ATGAACTCGAGTTCGAACGTGACCGCAGAAAACATCTCAGAAGTCCGTGGGGCCAAGAACGGAGGCTCGGAGCGCCCATCGAACGGCCCCGATATCCCATACGCGCTCAATGTCGCGGCCGCCTGGTCGTGGCGGATCATCGTGATTTTGGCGATGGCGGGTGTCGTCGTCTTCCTCTCGCGTTCGGTGAGCACCGTTATTATTTCGGTTCTGGTGGCCGCATTGATTGCCGGGCTGCTTTCTCCCTTCGTGTTGTGGCTTCGGGGGAAGAAAGTGCGAGCCGGTATAGCCACCGCGATCGTTGAACTGGGCGCAATCGTTCTGGTCCTCGCTCTTTTGACCCTGGTCGGTCAGCAGTTGGTCAAAGGTTTCTCCCAGCTCTCCGATCAACTCGTCACCGGCTATCACGAACTCATGCAGTGGCTCTCCGACGGGCCATTGCAGCTGTCGGTGGACCAAGTCGACAACGCCATCAGTTCGCTGACCACCACGGCCAAAGAGAACTCCAGTCAGCTCATGAGCGGTGCGGCGGCCGTCGGCTCGACCGCCGGAGAAGTCGGCACCGGTTTGCTGATCATGCTGTTCACGCTGATCTTCTTCTTGCTCGAAGGAGAGAAGATCTGGCTCTTCATGTTGAAGTTCTTCCCCCGAAAGGCCCGGCAGGCGGTCAACGGCGCGGGACGCCGAGGATGGCACTCTCTGGTTTCCTACACCCGTGTGCAGGTCCTCGTGGCGTTCGTCGATGCGTTGGGTATTGGACTCGCCGCCCTGATCCTCGGTGTGCCGCTGGCTTTCCCTCTGGGCGTCCTGGTGTTCCTGAGCTCATTCATACCGGTTATCGGCGCCCTCGTCTCCGGCGCGGTGGCCGTATTGCTGGCCCTGGTTGCCAATGGACCGATCAACGCGGTCATCATGCTGGCCGCGGTTCTTCTGGTCCAGCAGGTCGAGTCCCACATTCTTCAGCCGCTCGTCATGGGCAAAGCCGTTTCCCTGCATCCTCTGGCGGTTGTACTCGCGGTGGCCCTCGGATCAATGGTCCTGGGCATCATCGGCGCGCTTTTCGCCGTTCCTGTTCTCGCTGTGGTGAACACCGTGATCCGTTACCTGGCCAACCGGGAATGGGAGGATGACCCCAATATTCGAACCACCCCGTACGCCTTTGACTGGGAGATACAGCGGGCTCAAAAGAAGTCCGCGGCCCAGAAGGTCAAGGAAAGGCTCTCCAAGAGCAACGGTTCCACGAAAGCCCCCGCGGCCGACGCCGATGCGCCGGACGTCCAGAACGCGGACGATGAGGGGTCACCCTCGACTCAGGCGTCCTCAGGAAAGTAA
- a CDS encoding Bax inhibitor-1/YccA family protein → MGRGNPLIRRMNNDAQRTDHAYAGQPQQDQYGQNRYGQQQGGQQAPSAASLNQMYNAPAATSADMQRATMDDVVVKTLSMLGLIAVGGAVGWFLGGISALFGIIGFVLAMVVIFKRKTSPALVMAYAACEGLFLGGISRIFESQFGGIVLMAVVSTLVVFLGMLALYAKAGVRISGKTAKVLAIGMVAYLVFIVGNLIFGAFTGSSMRDFTIFGIPVGIIIGLLAVIMACACLIQDFQQIDGALRAGVPQKESWRLAFGLIVTLVWLYVEILRLLSYFMPRN, encoded by the coding sequence ATGGGACGTGGAAATCCCCTGATCAGGCGCATGAACAATGATGCGCAGCGAACCGACCATGCTTATGCTGGCCAGCCGCAGCAGGACCAGTACGGGCAGAACCGCTATGGCCAGCAGCAAGGCGGCCAACAGGCGCCGAGTGCCGCGTCTTTGAACCAGATGTACAACGCTCCCGCGGCGACATCGGCGGATATGCAGCGGGCAACCATGGACGACGTCGTGGTCAAGACTTTGAGCATGCTCGGTCTGATTGCCGTCGGCGGAGCAGTAGGCTGGTTCTTGGGCGGAATTTCCGCTCTCTTCGGGATCATCGGATTCGTCCTGGCGATGGTCGTGATCTTCAAGCGCAAGACTTCACCCGCCTTGGTCATGGCTTACGCGGCGTGCGAGGGTCTCTTCCTCGGCGGTATCTCTCGTATATTCGAGTCCCAGTTCGGCGGCATCGTCTTGATGGCTGTCGTATCCACCCTGGTGGTATTCCTCGGCATGCTGGCCCTCTATGCGAAAGCCGGGGTCAGGATCTCGGGCAAGACCGCGAAGGTCTTGGCCATCGGGATGGTCGCCTACCTCGTCTTTATCGTCGGAAACCTGATTTTCGGCGCCTTCACCGGCTCGTCAATGCGTGACTTCACGATCTTCGGCATCCCCGTGGGAATCATCATTGGTTTGCTCGCCGTGATCATGGCCTGTGCATGCCTCATCCAAGATTTTCAGCAGATCGACGGCGCCCTGCGCGCGGGGGTTCCCCAAAAGGAATCTTGGCGACTCGCATTTGGTTTGATTGTCACGCTCGTGTGGCTGTACGTCGAGATCCTTCGCCTCCTCAGTTACTTCATGCCGAGGAATTAG
- the greA gene encoding transcription elongation factor GreA, whose amino-acid sequence MSEETTENGTWLTQEAYDRLQAELDDREGPKRQEIVDRIEAAREEGDLRENGGYHAAKEEQGKNEGRIAQLRYLLENAEVGAKPADDGVVESGMLVEAEIGGKKLTFLLGSREVAETLVGDQDIQVFSEKSPMGQAIHGHKVGDQLSYKAPNGKDIQLKVLSAKPY is encoded by the coding sequence ATGTCAGAAGAAACCACCGAAAATGGCACGTGGCTGACCCAGGAGGCTTACGACCGCCTCCAGGCCGAACTCGATGATCGTGAGGGTCCCAAGCGCCAGGAGATCGTCGACCGCATCGAAGCTGCTCGCGAAGAGGGCGACCTGCGCGAGAACGGTGGCTACCATGCGGCCAAGGAAGAGCAAGGCAAGAATGAGGGCCGCATCGCCCAGTTGCGTTACTTGCTCGAGAACGCCGAAGTCGGTGCCAAGCCCGCGGACGACGGCGTCGTCGAATCCGGCATGCTTGTCGAAGCGGAAATCGGCGGCAAGAAGCTGACCTTCCTCCTCGGCAGCCGCGAGGTCGCCGAGACACTCGTGGGCGACCAGGACATCCAGGTCTTCTCCGAGAAGTCCCCCATGGGTCAGGCTATCCACGGCCACAAGGTCGGCGACCAGCTGTCCTACAAGGCACCCAACGGAAAGGACATTCAGTTGAAGGTCCTCTCGGCCAAGCCGTACTAG
- the mca gene encoding mycothiol conjugate amidase Mca, translating to MRILAVHAHPDDESSKGAASMAAYARRGARVMVVSCTGGERGSILNPGVEENPRSHWDLAGLRHREMAGAREALGVEHRWLGFMDSGLPEGDPLPPLPWGCFAKTPLERAAAPLIRVVREFQPHVILAYDENGGYPHPDHIMAHKVAIEAWEAAGDPRRYLAEGDAWEPLKLYYDRAFNVDRFLAFHKALEERGMESPFAERIAMFTESEPEGAPPVSRHQTTTQIPCSDCFDVRDQALKSHVSQVDPDGFFFAVTNDLQREIWPYEDYVLAANRVETELPEFSFAEGIDYKQAPATRLGNDQPS from the coding sequence CTGAGAATTCTCGCGGTTCATGCGCACCCTGACGACGAGTCGAGCAAAGGTGCGGCATCAATGGCCGCGTACGCGCGTCGCGGAGCCCGTGTGATGGTTGTCTCATGTACCGGTGGAGAGCGCGGGTCGATTCTGAACCCAGGCGTCGAGGAGAACCCGAGATCGCACTGGGACCTGGCAGGGCTGAGGCACCGAGAGATGGCAGGCGCCCGAGAAGCCCTCGGGGTCGAACACCGTTGGCTCGGCTTCATGGACTCCGGACTGCCGGAAGGTGATCCGCTTCCTCCTCTGCCGTGGGGATGCTTCGCGAAGACCCCGTTGGAACGTGCGGCCGCTCCGTTGATTCGTGTGGTCCGCGAATTCCAGCCCCATGTGATCCTTGCCTATGACGAGAACGGCGGTTATCCGCATCCGGACCACATCATGGCGCACAAGGTCGCCATCGAGGCGTGGGAAGCCGCCGGCGACCCTCGCCGCTACCTCGCCGAGGGAGACGCGTGGGAGCCGCTCAAGCTCTATTACGACCGCGCCTTCAACGTGGATCGCTTTCTGGCTTTCCACAAGGCCCTGGAAGAACGTGGCATGGAGTCGCCTTTCGCCGAGCGCATCGCGATGTTCACCGAGTCTGAGCCGGAAGGTGCACCACCGGTTTCGCGTCATCAGACCACGACACAGATTCCGTGCTCGGATTGCTTCGACGTCCGGGACCAGGCCCTGAAATCGCACGTTTCTCAGGTCGACCCCGACGGCTTCTTCTTCGCCGTCACCAACGACCTGCAGCGGGAGATTTGGCCGTATGAAGACTACGTGCTCGCCGCGAACCGGGTTGAGACGGAACTTCCGGAATTCAGCTTCGCCGAGGGCATCGACTACAAACAGGCTCCGGCTACTCGTTTAGGAAATGATCAACCCTCATGA